A region of Candidatus Leptovillus gracilis DNA encodes the following proteins:
- a CDS encoding SH3 domain-containing protein, protein MARYQVPPDPRDPDSKLTHKRPRRQRRDDAEPIPWLWLGLGVVVTLVGVGLAYAIASSFLLRPPLAVAPLTPTIIVLTAPPSPTATATPNLPTPTPIPTTTPVATRDFSVPPDQVQSDFYARVANTAGVGVTVRGGPSTNNAAITIAQEGAIVFVLGGPEQGNELLWWNIRLEDGTEGWAAADYLEPSAGPTR, encoded by the coding sequence ATGGCTCGATATCAGGTTCCCCCGGACCCACGTGATCCGGACAGCAAACTAACCCATAAACGGCCGCGGCGGCAGCGCCGCGACGACGCCGAACCCATTCCCTGGCTTTGGTTGGGCCTGGGCGTGGTCGTTACCCTGGTGGGTGTGGGTCTGGCTTACGCTATTGCCAGCAGCTTCTTGCTGCGCCCACCATTGGCCGTCGCCCCCCTGACGCCAACGATCATCGTTCTGACTGCGCCGCCCAGCCCGACAGCTACGGCTACGCCGAACTTGCCCACGCCCACCCCCATCCCCACGACCACGCCGGTGGCTACCCGCGACTTTTCTGTGCCACCCGATCAGGTGCAGTCAGACTTTTACGCGCGCGTCGCCAACACCGCCGGTGTGGGGGTGACTGTACGCGGTGGCCCCAGCACCAACAACGCCGCCATCACCATCGCCCAAGAGGGGGCCATTGTCTTTGTGCTGGGCGGGCCAGAACAAGGCAATGAACTGCTCTGGTGGAATATCCGCCTGGAAGATGGCACGGAAGGATGGGCGGCGGCCGATTACCTGGAACCATCGGCCGGGCCAACCCGGTAG
- a CDS encoding HypC/HybG/HupF family hydrogenase formation chaperone translates to MCLGVPGKIVEIYEAGGLPMGKVDFGGVTREACLAYVPEAKIGEYTIIHVGFAISQISEEEAMETLKLLNEIADIDEELGLTAAEQLDISV, encoded by the coding sequence ATGTGTTTAGGTGTACCTGGGAAAATTGTAGAGATTTATGAAGCCGGCGGTTTGCCGATGGGCAAAGTGGATTTTGGCGGCGTCACCCGCGAGGCGTGTCTGGCCTATGTGCCCGAAGCCAAAATCGGTGAATACACCATCATCCACGTTGGCTTCGCCATCAGCCAGATCAGCGAAGAAGAGGCCATGGAAACACTCAAACTACTCAACGAAATCGCTGACATTGACGAAGAATTGGGACTAACGGCCGCTGAACAGCTCGACATAAGTGTTTAG
- a CDS encoding fructosamine kinase family protein encodes MNRQQIEAALAVAVSDAAPLSGGCIGEVYRLSLADGRQVVAKVDARPDSQLAVEGEMLRYLAAHTALPVPAVLHQENGLLIMEFLLGDSHFSARAQEHAAELLAALHQVTAPAYGFARPTLIGGLHQPNPWTTSWVDFFREQRLLYMGVAGVGAGRLPAALFQRLADFCEQLERWLGEPERPSLIHGDVWTTNVLAVGDRISGFVDPAIYYADPEIELAFTTLFGTFSRPFFARYQEIRPIAAGFFTERRDIYNLYPLLVHVCLFGGSYVHSVDQTLRRFGF; translated from the coding sequence ATGAATCGGCAGCAGATAGAAGCGGCTCTGGCTGTGGCGGTGAGCGATGCCGCGCCGTTAAGTGGTGGCTGCATCGGCGAAGTGTATCGCCTGAGTCTGGCCGATGGGCGGCAGGTGGTGGCCAAGGTAGACGCCCGGCCTGATTCCCAATTGGCCGTAGAAGGGGAGATGCTGCGTTATCTGGCGGCCCACACTGCTTTGCCGGTTCCGGCTGTTTTACACCAGGAAAATGGGCTGCTGATCATGGAGTTTTTGCTGGGAGACAGCCATTTTTCGGCGCGGGCGCAAGAACACGCGGCTGAATTGTTGGCCGCGCTGCATCAGGTGACGGCGCCGGCTTATGGCTTCGCCCGGCCGACGTTAATTGGCGGCCTGCATCAGCCGAACCCGTGGACGACGTCCTGGGTGGATTTTTTCCGTGAGCAGCGTTTGCTGTATATGGGCGTGGCAGGTGTTGGCGCTGGGCGGCTGCCGGCGGCGCTGTTTCAGCGGCTGGCCGATTTTTGTGAGCAGTTGGAGCGGTGGCTGGGGGAGCCGGAACGGCCGTCGCTGATTCATGGCGATGTCTGGACCACCAATGTCCTGGCGGTGGGCGACCGGATTAGTGGTTTTGTAGACCCGGCCATCTACTATGCCGACCCGGAAATCGAGCTGGCTTTTACGACGTTGTTTGGCACATTTTCACGGCCGTTTTTTGCCCGCTACCAGGAAATTCGCCCAATTGCCGCCGGCTTTTTCACCGAGCGCCGCGACATTTATAACCTGTATCCCCTGTTGGTTCACGTGTGTTTGTTTGGTGGGAGTTATGTTCATTCGGTGGATCAGACCTTACGCCGTTTTGGCTTCTAG
- a CDS encoding 4a-hydroxytetrahydrobiopterin dehydratase encodes MARHKLNDEELATALRDLPGWTVQDGKLHKEFKFASFAATMGWMMAVAIAADKMDHHPEWSNVYNRVRVDLVTHDLDNAISNLDVALAGKMEAAA; translated from the coding sequence ATGGCTCGACATAAACTCAATGATGAAGAACTGGCGACTGCCTTGCGAGATTTACCCGGCTGGACAGTGCAGGATGGCAAACTGCACAAGGAATTTAAGTTCGCCTCTTTTGCGGCAACTATGGGCTGGATGATGGCGGTGGCGATTGCTGCCGACAAAATGGACCACCATCCTGAATGGAGCAACGTCTATAACCGCGTCCGTGTAGACCTGGTGACCCATGATCTAGACAATGCAATTAGTAATCTGGATGTGGCCCTGGCCGGCAAGATGGAAGCAGCGGCCTAA
- a CDS encoding GatB/YqeY domain-containing protein: protein MTLKDKLRTDMAAAMKQADTETRDVLRMLLAAIKQIEVDEQTTLDDAGVISVLTRQAKQRRESIADYELAGRTEQAAQELAELRIIEAYLPQMMDRAAVRAIAAQVIADLGVTDAKGMGQVMGKLMPQLKGQADGRIVNEVVRELLAA, encoded by the coding sequence ATGACATTAAAAGATAAACTCCGTACAGACATGGCTGCGGCCATGAAACAGGCCGATACCGAAACCCGCGATGTGCTGCGGATGCTGCTGGCGGCCATCAAACAGATAGAAGTAGATGAGCAAACCACTCTGGATGACGCCGGTGTGATCAGTGTGCTGACCAGGCAGGCCAAACAACGCCGCGAGAGCATCGCCGATTATGAACTGGCGGGGCGGACGGAACAGGCGGCTCAAGAACTAGCGGAACTGCGCATCATCGAAGCCTACCTGCCACAAATGATGGATCGGGCAGCGGTCAGGGCCATTGCCGCCCAGGTTATTGCCGACCTGGGCGTGACCGATGCCAAAGGCATGGGCCAGGTAATGGGCAAATTGATGCCACAACTAAAAGGCCAGGCAGACGGCCGTATCGTCAATGAAGTCGTCCGTGAGCTGCTTGCGGCTTAG
- the hypF gene encoding carbamoyltransferase HypF — protein sequence MMNQQGKRIHVNGIVQGVGFRPFVFALAEQYGLVGWVRNTSAGVDIEVDGAPEALDAFVQAIRTEAPPLAQIDEVTAVSIPPNGFTTFAIVHSEAISGAFQPISPDVSICDDCLRELFDPADRRYRYPFINCTNCGPRFTIIQDIPYDRPLTTMSPFMMCPDCRREYENPRDRRFHAQPVACPVCGPQVWLESGVRNAERGMAEYSALGTPHSALVMAQRLLAEGKILAIKGLGGFHLACDALNETAVSTLRARKLRRDKPFALMMPDLATIEQHCFASQAERDLLLSRARPIVLLRRRPDSPISRACAPGQEHLGVMLPYTPLHYLLCHHSALRTPHSTILVMTSGNVSEEPIAYRNDEARERLAGLADAFLMHNRDIHVRCDDSVMRIVDCGLRIAESPPQSASGNPQLLPLRRSRGYTPFPVRLPWPAPPILAAGAELKNTFCITNGRYAFLSHHIGDLENYETLQSFEAGIAHFERLFRVRPEIIAYDMHPNYLATRYALERAARDGLTAVAVQHHHAHIAACLAENGHPGDRPVIGVSFDGTGYGDDGAIWGGEFLIADYAGYERPYHLVYTPLPGGDKAVQEPWRLALAWLRHCGLGIADGEFLFQSAIPNPQSAIAPVVWQQMEKGVNAPPTSSMGRLFDAVAALIGVRHTVNYEAQAAIELEALVDPSETSAYKFTIHNSQFTIDPAPLIHAILADLGQHTPVGKIAARFHNGVAQMTLDVCHNLRTRYNLNEVALSGGVWQNVTLLQKTVPLLQQADFTVLLHSQVPPNDGGLALGQTAVAAAKQRT from the coding sequence ATGATGAACCAGCAGGGCAAACGTATTCATGTCAATGGCATTGTGCAAGGGGTCGGTTTCCGGCCCTTTGTGTTTGCCCTGGCGGAGCAGTATGGCCTGGTCGGTTGGGTGCGCAACACGTCGGCCGGGGTGGATATTGAGGTGGATGGCGCGCCGGAGGCGTTGGACGCTTTTGTGCAGGCCATCCGCACCGAAGCGCCGCCGCTGGCGCAAATTGATGAGGTAACGGCCGTATCCATCCCTCCCAACGGCTTCACCACTTTCGCGATCGTTCACTCTGAGGCTATCAGCGGCGCGTTCCAACCTATCTCGCCCGACGTGAGCATTTGCGACGACTGTTTGCGCGAGCTGTTCGACCCGGCCGACCGTCGTTATCGCTACCCGTTCATCAACTGCACCAACTGCGGACCCCGTTTTACGATTATTCAAGACATCCCGTATGATCGGCCGTTGACTACAATGTCACCTTTTATGATGTGCCCCGACTGCCGCCGCGAGTACGAAAACCCCCGCGACCGCCGTTTTCACGCGCAGCCGGTGGCCTGCCCCGTTTGCGGGCCACAGGTGTGGCTGGAGTCGGGAGTGCGGAACGCGGAACGCGGAATGGCAGAATATTCCGCACTCGGCACTCCCCATTCCGCACTGGTGATGGCGCAGCGGCTGCTGGCGGAAGGTAAAATCCTGGCGATTAAAGGGTTGGGCGGCTTTCATCTGGCGTGTGATGCGTTGAACGAGACGGCCGTATCCACCCTCCGCGCCCGCAAACTGCGCCGCGACAAACCCTTCGCCCTGATGATGCCCGATTTGGCGACCATTGAACAACACTGCTTTGCCAGCCAGGCCGAACGCGACCTGCTGCTTTCCCGTGCCCGTCCCATCGTCCTGCTGCGCCGCCGCCCCGATTCGCCCATCAGCCGCGCCTGTGCTCCCGGTCAGGAACATTTGGGGGTGATGCTGCCGTATACGCCGCTGCATTACCTGCTCTGCCACCACTCCGCACTCCGCACTCCGCACTCCACAATCCTGGTCATGACCAGCGGCAACGTCAGCGAGGAACCCATCGCCTATCGCAACGACGAGGCCCGCGAGCGGTTGGCCGGCCTGGCCGACGCTTTCCTGATGCACAACCGCGACATTCATGTGCGCTGCGACGACTCCGTGATGCGGATTGTAGATTGCGGCTTGCGGATTGCGGAATCCCCTCCGCAATCCGCAAGCGGCAATCCGCAATTGCTCCCACTTCGCCGTTCACGGGGGTATACCCCCTTCCCCGTCCGGCTGCCCTGGCCGGCGCCGCCGATTTTGGCGGCCGGGGCAGAATTAAAGAACACGTTTTGTATCACCAACGGCCGTTACGCCTTTCTCAGCCACCACATCGGCGACCTGGAAAATTATGAGACGCTGCAATCCTTTGAGGCAGGAATCGCCCATTTTGAGAGGCTGTTCCGCGTGCGGCCAGAAATCATCGCCTATGATATGCACCCCAATTATCTGGCGACGCGCTATGCGCTGGAGCGAGCGGCGCGGGACGGGCTGACGGCCGTTGCCGTGCAGCACCACCACGCCCACATCGCCGCCTGCCTGGCTGAAAACGGCCACCCCGGCGACCGGCCGGTGATTGGCGTCAGTTTCGACGGCACGGGCTATGGCGACGATGGCGCGATTTGGGGCGGCGAATTTCTGATAGCCGATTATGCGGGGTATGAACGGCCGTATCACCTGGTCTACACCCCACTGCCCGGCGGCGACAAAGCCGTCCAAGAACCATGGCGTCTCGCCCTGGCCTGGCTGCGCCATTGCGGATTGGGGATCGCGGATGGCGAATTCCTCTTCCAATCCGCAATCCCCAATCCGCAATCCGCAATCGCCCCCGTTGTCTGGCAGCAAATGGAGAAGGGCGTCAACGCCCCGCCCACTTCCAGTATGGGCCGCCTGTTCGACGCCGTGGCCGCCCTTATTGGCGTGCGCCACACCGTCAACTACGAAGCCCAGGCGGCCATCGAACTGGAAGCTCTGGTAGACCCCAGCGAAACCAGCGCGTACAAATTCACAATTCACAATTCACAATTCACAATTGATCCGGCTCCCCTCATCCACGCCATCCTCGCCGACCTGGGCCAGCACACGCCAGTTGGCAAGATTGCCGCCCGTTTCCATAATGGCGTCGCCCAAATGACGCTGGACGTGTGCCACAACCTGCGAACGCGCTACAATCTAAACGAAGTTGCCCTCAGTGGCGGCGTCTGGCAAAATGTAACCCTGCTGCAGAAAACAGTACCGCTTTTGCAGCAAGCCGATTTTACCGTTTTGCTGCACAGCCAGGTCCCGCCGAATGATGGTGGGCTGGCGTTGGGGCAAACGGCCGTAGCCGCTGCAAAACAGAGAACATAA
- a CDS encoding class I SAM-dependent methyltransferase, with the protein MLDHFGLLAPFYERFIPPPNPERWVRLLNLPVVGRLLDAGGGTGRVSGQLRPFVHHLVIADESYKMLAEAQAKSVCCPVISGVETLPFAAGSFDRVMVVDALHHFASQRAAIADLARILKPGGRLVIEEPDLHKLSVKFVAVAEKVALMRSKFYYPEQIAAMAVALGLVVTVERDGRFAAWIIADKPADTQAEVR; encoded by the coding sequence ATGCTAGATCACTTTGGCCTACTGGCCCCCTTTTACGAACGATTTATCCCGCCGCCAAACCCGGAGCGGTGGGTACGGCTGCTGAACTTGCCGGTGGTTGGCCGCTTGCTGGATGCCGGTGGCGGTACGGGGCGGGTGTCTGGGCAATTACGGCCGTTTGTCCACCACCTTGTCATCGCTGACGAATCGTACAAGATGCTGGCTGAAGCGCAGGCCAAATCGGTCTGCTGCCCGGTGATCAGCGGCGTGGAAACGCTGCCGTTTGCTGCGGGCAGCTTCGACCGGGTGATGGTCGTAGATGCCCTCCATCACTTCGCCAGCCAGCGCGCGGCCATCGCCGACCTGGCGCGCATCCTAAAACCGGGCGGGCGGTTGGTCATCGAAGAGCCAGATTTGCACAAACTCAGCGTGAAATTTGTGGCTGTCGCTGAAAAGGTGGCCCTGATGCGCAGCAAATTTTATTACCCGGAGCAAATCGCCGCGATGGCTGTGGCGTTGGGGTTGGTGGTGACGGTGGAGCGAGACGGCCGTTTTGCCGCCTGGATCATTGCCGATAAACCAGCCGATACGCAGGCGGAAGTTCGTTAA
- the hypD gene encoding hydrogenase formation protein HypD, with translation MKYMDEFRDAELVKKTVAEIRRVVTRPWTIMEICGGQTHAIMHFGIDQLLPPEIELVHGPGCPVCVTPLEQIDKGLEIASRPDVIFTSFGDMLRVPGSVKDLFAVRAAGGDVRVVYSPLDAVKIARQNPDKQVVFFAIGFETTAPANAMSVVQAQMLGVTNFTVLVSHVRVPPAMHAILGSPRNRVQAFLAAGHVNAVMGYWEYPPIAAQYQTPMVITGFEPLDILQGILLTVRQLEEGRCEVENGYGRAVTYDGNKPAQAVINRVFVEQDRKWRGIGVIPNSGWGLRPEFAEFNAETRFDVAAIHPEESPLCISGLILQGLKKPNECPAFGKECTPERPLGATMVSGEGACAAYYRYRKQ, from the coding sequence ATGAAGTATATGGATGAATTCCGCGATGCGGAGTTGGTGAAGAAGACGGTGGCCGAAATTCGGCGGGTGGTTACTCGGCCGTGGACCATCATGGAAATCTGTGGTGGGCAAACCCACGCCATTATGCACTTTGGCATAGACCAACTGCTGCCGCCAGAAATTGAACTGGTACATGGCCCTGGCTGCCCGGTGTGTGTGACGCCCCTGGAGCAAATTGACAAAGGGCTGGAAATCGCCAGCCGCCCGGACGTGATCTTCACTTCCTTTGGCGATATGCTGCGCGTGCCCGGCTCGGTGAAAGATTTGTTTGCCGTGCGCGCCGCCGGTGGCGACGTGCGCGTCGTCTATTCGCCGTTGGACGCTGTGAAAATCGCCCGGCAAAACCCGGACAAACAGGTGGTGTTTTTTGCCATCGGCTTTGAAACGACAGCCCCAGCCAATGCCATGAGCGTGGTGCAGGCGCAGATGTTGGGTGTGACCAACTTCACCGTTTTGGTGTCCCATGTGCGCGTGCCACCGGCCATGCACGCCATCCTCGGCTCGCCGCGCAACCGGGTGCAAGCCTTTTTGGCCGCCGGCCACGTGAACGCGGTGATGGGCTACTGGGAATACCCACCCATCGCTGCCCAATACCAGACGCCGATGGTTATCACCGGCTTTGAGCCGCTGGACATTTTGCAGGGTATTTTATTAACGGTGCGCCAGTTGGAAGAGGGGCGCTGTGAGGTGGAAAATGGCTACGGCCGTGCTGTCACCTACGACGGCAATAAACCGGCTCAGGCGGTCATCAACCGGGTTTTCGTGGAACAGGACCGCAAATGGCGCGGGATTGGCGTCATCCCCAACAGCGGCTGGGGCCTGCGGCCGGAATTTGCCGAATTTAACGCCGAAACCCGCTTCGACGTGGCCGCCATTCACCCCGAAGAATCGCCGTTGTGCATTTCTGGCCTGATTTTGCAAGGCCTGAAAAAACCGAACGAATGCCCGGCGTTTGGCAAGGAATGCACACCGGAACGGCCGTTAGGCGCCACCATGGTCTCCGGTGAAGGGGCCTGTGCGGCCTATTATCGCTATCGAAAACAATGA
- a CDS encoding SpoIIE family protein phosphatase, producing MSSSTVQTLVLKSAFGDVDQTSLEALRAVARKVTYPPNTVLTRQGEIEHTLYLVVDGRVAVTQVIENGAERLLGFVGPNKTFGEMSLIDDTPRMATCTTLVETTVLEVDEAVFDQVVMHSPAVAYAMLRKILESSRTIDRAAIEELNEKNASLQRAFQDLQAAQARLLENERIQREMELAAQVQRSLLPDSLPDFADYQFAAYIEPARQVGGDFYDVAVLDDEYVALVLADVADKGFHAALFMAVSRTLFLQEGKHSLSPAQVALAVHRGIMDVSATDDIFVTAFYGVLHRPSGRLTYVRAAQERPLLYRPGEGLRALPADGRFLGMFDELTLVEDTIYLQPGDRLIIFSDGVPDAVNPAGQRYDYERLWAAIENGGGLTAVALVQHIVADLDHFSLDAAPFDDVTLLVVAV from the coding sequence ATGAGTTCATCTACCGTGCAAACCCTCGTCTTAAAAAGCGCTTTTGGTGACGTAGACCAGACCAGTCTGGAGGCGCTGCGGGCAGTGGCCCGCAAGGTGACATACCCACCCAACACGGTGCTGACCCGCCAGGGTGAAATCGAACACACGCTGTATCTGGTTGTAGACGGCCGTGTTGCCGTAACCCAGGTAATAGAAAATGGCGCCGAACGGCTGCTCGGCTTTGTTGGTCCCAATAAGACATTTGGCGAGATGAGCCTGATTGACGACACGCCGCGCATGGCAACTTGCACCACGTTGGTGGAAACAACCGTGTTGGAAGTGGACGAAGCGGTCTTTGATCAGGTTGTGATGCACAGCCCGGCCGTCGCCTATGCCATGCTGCGCAAAATTTTGGAAAGCTCGCGCACCATTGACCGGGCAGCCATCGAAGAATTAAACGAGAAAAACGCTTCTTTGCAGCGGGCTTTTCAGGATCTCCAGGCGGCCCAGGCCAGATTGCTAGAAAACGAACGCATCCAGCGCGAGATGGAATTGGCGGCCCAGGTGCAGCGCAGTTTGCTGCCAGATAGCCTGCCCGATTTTGCCGATTACCAGTTTGCGGCTTATATCGAACCGGCGCGCCAGGTGGGCGGCGATTTTTACGATGTGGCGGTGCTGGACGACGAATATGTGGCTCTGGTATTGGCCGACGTGGCCGACAAGGGCTTTCACGCGGCGTTGTTTATGGCCGTGTCGCGCACGCTCTTTTTGCAGGAAGGCAAACATTCCTTGTCGCCGGCGCAGGTGGCGCTGGCCGTTCATCGGGGTATCATGGATGTGTCGGCGACCGATGATATTTTTGTGACGGCTTTTTATGGCGTGCTGCACCGGCCCAGTGGCCGTTTAACCTACGTGCGGGCGGCTCAGGAACGGCCGCTGCTCTATCGTCCTGGTGAAGGGCTGCGGGCGCTGCCGGCCGACGGCCGTTTCCTGGGTATGTTCGACGAGCTGACCCTGGTGGAAGACACAATCTATTTGCAGCCCGGCGACCGGCTGATCATCTTCAGCGATGGCGTGCCGGACGCCGTCAACCCGGCCGGGCAGCGGTATGACTATGAGCGGCTGTGGGCGGCAATTGAGAATGGGGGCGGGTTAACGGCCGTAGCCCTCGTCCAACACATCGTCGCCGATCTGGACCACTTTTCGCTGGACGCCGCCCCCTTTGATGATGTAACGCTGCTGGTCGTCGCTGTTTAA
- a CDS encoding class I SAM-dependent methyltransferase encodes MHEDVVRKLLALNQNFYNELAEPFAESRVKPQPGFFQLLLELPQPCDYLLDVGCGDGRLGRFLQARRAVKWYTGVDFSAELLAKAEAATMGDFHQRDLSQPESLYGLGQYEAIACLAVLQHIPGLQHRQTLMQEMARALTPDGRIFISTWQFVGNERQQRKIVDWATVGLHEQDVDPNDYLLTWQREDFGLRYVRLIDEQEIANLAATAGLQVVGQFRADGREGNLSLYTILEFAQ; translated from the coding sequence ATGCACGAAGACGTTGTTCGCAAACTACTGGCCTTAAACCAAAATTTTTACAATGAATTGGCCGAACCTTTTGCCGAAAGCCGGGTCAAGCCGCAGCCTGGGTTCTTCCAACTGCTGTTGGAACTGCCCCAACCATGTGATTATTTGTTGGATGTGGGCTGCGGCGACGGCCGTTTGGGTCGGTTTCTCCAGGCGCGGCGGGCTGTTAAATGGTACACTGGCGTAGATTTTAGCGCCGAACTGCTGGCCAAAGCGGAAGCGGCCACCATGGGCGATTTCCACCAGCGCGACCTCAGCCAGCCAGAGTCCTTGTATGGCCTGGGGCAGTATGAAGCCATCGCCTGCCTGGCGGTTCTCCAGCACATTCCCGGTTTACAACACCGGCAGACCCTGATGCAAGAAATGGCGCGGGCGCTGACGCCAGACGGCCGTATCTTCATTTCCACCTGGCAGTTTGTCGGCAATGAACGGCAGCAGCGCAAAATTGTAGATTGGGCGACGGTGGGCCTGCACGAGCAAGACGTAGACCCCAACGACTATCTGCTCACCTGGCAGCGCGAAGATTTTGGCCTGCGCTACGTCCGGCTGATTGACGAACAAGAGATAGCCAACCTGGCCGCCACCGCCGGTTTGCAAGTAGTCGGGCAGTTTCGGGCAGACGGCCGTGAAGGCAACCTGAGCCTCTACACCATTTTGGAATTTGCCCAATAA
- a CDS encoding cob(I)yrinic acid a,c-diamide adenosyltransferase, with amino-acid sequence MPRLTKIYTRNGDDGMTMLAGGQRVPKESLRIEAYGTVDELNSLIGVALTHGLSERLTTALLAVQNELFHLGSDLAYLEADKAKFAIPQIEARHVERLEEMIDEITAVTGPLQNFILPGGSGGAAQLHVARTVCRRAERLVIALSRAEAVGEQVIPYLNRLSDALFVMARYENHQKGVAEPLWDSRA; translated from the coding sequence ATGCCGAGATTGACAAAGATTTATACCCGTAACGGGGACGATGGGATGACGATGCTCGCCGGCGGGCAGCGAGTGCCTAAAGAATCGCTGCGTATTGAGGCGTATGGCACGGTGGACGAGTTAAATTCGCTTATCGGCGTAGCTCTGACGCATGGCCTGAGTGAACGCCTGACGACGGCGTTGTTAGCCGTGCAAAATGAACTGTTTCACCTGGGTTCAGACCTGGCGTATTTGGAGGCAGACAAGGCGAAATTTGCCATTCCCCAAATTGAAGCGCGGCACGTAGAAAGGTTGGAAGAGATGATTGATGAGATAACGGCCGTTACCGGCCCGCTGCAAAACTTCATCCTCCCTGGCGGCAGCGGCGGGGCGGCGCAGCTGCACGTGGCCCGTACCGTCTGCCGCCGCGCCGAGCGGCTGGTTATTGCCCTATCTCGCGCAGAAGCGGTGGGCGAACAAGTCATCCCCTATCTCAATCGCCTTTCCGACGCCTTATTTGTCATGGCCCGCTATGAGAACCACCAAAAAGGTGTCGCCGAGCCATTGTGGGATTCACGGGCCTGA